The Prochlorococcus sp. MIT 0603 genome includes a region encoding these proteins:
- a CDS encoding DUF1824 family protein, with protein sequence MINSLNDLRKINSAPVLNSRQEKKLYDELLIHIDETDWFTVGIMAPSANLAISVLKEIESHFGWPPMKVASKPNGNGPVFLKANQHTGDIHVRIEYGLGEGVLIGCQFHSEEKSSATIGPLPLNFFKVKNHEEANPLMSNKPE encoded by the coding sequence ATGATTAATTCATTGAATGATCTAAGAAAGATAAACTCAGCGCCAGTCTTAAATTCAAGGCAAGAAAAGAAATTGTACGATGAACTCCTAATCCACATTGATGAAACGGATTGGTTTACCGTTGGAATAATGGCTCCATCAGCAAACTTAGCTATAAGTGTTTTAAAAGAAATAGAAAGCCATTTTGGTTGGCCTCCAATGAAAGTGGCATCGAAACCAAATGGTAATGGCCCTGTCTTTTTAAAAGCCAATCAACACACCGGTGATATTCACGTTCGCATTGAATATGGTTTAGGAGAAGGAGTTCTTATAGGATGTCAATTTCATTCTGAGGAAAAATCTTCAGCAACAATTGGTCCTTTGCCTTTAAACTTTTTCAAAGTTAAAAATCATGAGGAAGCTAATCCGTTAATGTCTAATAAGCCTGAATAA
- a CDS encoding DUF1643 domain-containing protein: MKIIKSTASFSICKKYRLRLTKRISKSSREIIFIGLNPSTANSIYNDATLSRLLDFTSIWGYGSLEVINLFARVSKNPVLLKTCKDPIGEGNDLELKKRMRSWSENLYSDLWLGWGVNGRFMNRDIDVLGVIKKFYSKRHEKYPYASKPLSLGRTKGGYPRHPLYVAKKEILRPFC; encoded by the coding sequence ATGAAGATCATTAAGTCAACTGCTTCATTCAGTATTTGCAAAAAATATAGGCTTAGATTGACTAAAAGAATAAGTAAATCTTCTAGGGAAATTATATTTATTGGATTAAATCCCTCTACTGCCAATTCTATTTACAACGATGCCACTTTATCAAGATTATTAGATTTTACTAGCATCTGGGGGTATGGATCTCTTGAAGTAATCAACTTATTTGCAAGAGTCAGCAAAAACCCCGTACTTCTTAAGACATGCAAGGACCCTATTGGAGAAGGTAATGATTTAGAGTTGAAAAAGAGAATGAGGTCTTGGTCAGAAAATCTTTATTCTGATTTATGGCTTGGTTGGGGAGTAAATGGAAGGTTTATGAATAGAGATATTGATGTCTTAGGAGTTATTAAAAAGTTCTACAGTAAAAGGCATGAAAAATACCCCTATGCATCAAAACCACTTTCCCTTGGAAGAACAAAAGGAGGATATCCTCGACACCCTTTATATGTAGCGAAGAAAGAAATTTTAAGACCTTTTTGCTAG
- a CDS encoding DUF1330 domain-containing protein, translated as MSKGYWIKQVTIESTDLFIEYIQTVIPWLLSVGGVVIAKDINQNSDLNEWDGGQLGVIVEFESKLAAKKAFESTIFQEYISFHRLESDLFLSIWGN; from the coding sequence GTGTCAAAAGGCTACTGGATCAAACAAGTAACTATTGAAAGCACTGATTTATTTATTGAATACATCCAAACTGTAATTCCTTGGCTTCTATCTGTTGGCGGAGTCGTTATAGCAAAAGATATTAATCAAAATTCAGATTTGAATGAATGGGATGGAGGCCAATTAGGGGTCATTGTAGAGTTTGAATCTAAATTGGCTGCCAAAAAAGCCTTTGAATCGACTATTTTCCAGGAGTACATCAGCTTTCATAGGCTGGAATCAGATTTATTTTTATCTATTTGGGGGAATTAA
- a CDS encoding sodium-dependent transporter encodes MEIREQWRSRSGFVLAAAGSAVGLGNLWGFAYRASQGGGAAFLFLYILIVLVVCLPVLVAEMVLGRSTGSSPLIAPVKAAGSRWGFMGWLFVIAPLGIGSFYAVLMGWTLDTFLHSLFFGLPANMSDAQAFFGSISSGSSVILGQLLSLILTAIVVSAGIRGGIERLSRWGVPILFALLIILALWATTLSGTWEGYRTFLFKIDTSEFFNPSTIRNAFTQAFFSLSLGIGIMVAYSSYLDKRNQLPKEALSVASIDTAVGLLAGLITFPIVMSFGLKEVVNESTVGALFISLPTGLGTLGLTGRIVAVLFFALAYIAAITSSISLLEVPVSSIMDRLGWKRSKAVFVATSLIFLLGIPSALNLNILEKMDSIFGGVLLILGGFLLSIFLGWVVPRMFDEDLAGCNSDQRVRKYLKFMLRWVSPPVIAFGLIVSVIDLFQNWFG; translated from the coding sequence ATGGAGATTCGCGAACAATGGCGCTCAAGAAGTGGGTTTGTCCTTGCAGCCGCTGGCAGTGCAGTTGGTTTAGGCAATCTCTGGGGCTTTGCCTATAGGGCTTCTCAAGGTGGCGGTGCGGCTTTCTTGTTTCTTTATATATTGATCGTTCTAGTAGTTTGCCTACCTGTACTTGTTGCAGAGATGGTTCTCGGTAGAAGCACAGGAAGCAGCCCTCTTATTGCCCCTGTAAAAGCAGCCGGCAGTAGATGGGGGTTCATGGGATGGCTTTTTGTTATTGCTCCATTGGGGATTGGTTCGTTCTATGCCGTCTTAATGGGATGGACATTAGATACATTCTTACACTCTCTTTTCTTTGGCTTGCCAGCCAACATGTCAGATGCTCAAGCATTTTTTGGTTCAATTAGCTCTGGCAGTAGTGTGATTTTAGGGCAACTTCTTAGCTTGATTTTGACGGCAATTGTAGTATCAGCTGGAATTAGAGGAGGCATAGAACGACTTAGTCGCTGGGGGGTTCCTATCCTATTTGCTTTATTAATAATTCTTGCTCTATGGGCAACAACTTTGTCAGGGACATGGGAAGGGTATAGAACTTTTCTTTTTAAAATTGATACTTCTGAATTCTTTAATCCTTCAACTATAAGGAATGCTTTTACACAAGCTTTCTTTTCTTTAAGTTTAGGGATAGGAATTATGGTTGCTTATTCCTCATACTTAGATAAACGGAATCAATTACCAAAAGAAGCCCTTTCAGTTGCTTCTATAGATACGGCTGTAGGCTTATTGGCTGGACTTATAACTTTCCCAATCGTTATGAGTTTTGGCCTTAAAGAAGTTGTTAATGAATCTACTGTAGGAGCATTATTTATTTCTTTACCTACTGGATTAGGTACTTTAGGTTTAACAGGTAGAATCGTAGCTGTTTTATTCTTTGCACTTGCATATATTGCAGCCATCACTTCATCTATTTCTTTATTGGAAGTGCCTGTTTCATCAATAATGGATAGGCTGGGCTGGAAACGATCAAAAGCTGTTTTTGTTGCTACATCCTTAATATTTCTTCTAGGGATTCCTTCAGCATTGAATTTAAATATTTTAGAAAAAATGGACAGTATTTTTGGTGGTGTTTTGCTTATTTTAGGAGGCTTCTTACTATCTATATTCCTTGGATGGGTAGTGCCCAGGATGTTTGATGAGGACCTTGCTGGTTGCAATTCAGACCAAAGAGTTCGCAAATACCTTAAATTTATGCTCCGTTGGGTTTCTCCACCTGTAATTGCTTTTGGTTTAATAGTAAGTGTGATTGATCTTTTCCAAAACTGGTTTGGCTAA
- a CDS encoding type 1 glutamine amidotransferase, which translates to MKRLIVIQHVDRESAGLYAELALKLNLEVITCRMDLNATIPEIFEEDILLVMGGPMGVKDINTSKYHWLSKVVNLLRLALKNNFRVIGVCLGAQLLAYAGGGDIEAIRRGPINNKKPEVGWGSIYFNNKNHPLNIFSNNSLDVLHWHGDRILLPPRAELIASSLACKEQLFSINDFAYGIQFHVEVTEVMFAKWVSKDETFVKSALGENAIKILKTQQELFYEKTLNSRIKFINKLYNLLI; encoded by the coding sequence ATGAAGCGTTTAATTGTTATTCAACATGTTGATCGAGAAAGTGCAGGTTTGTATGCTGAACTTGCTCTTAAGCTTAATCTTGAAGTAATTACTTGCAGAATGGATCTTAATGCAACCATTCCAGAAATATTTGAAGAGGATATTTTATTGGTAATGGGAGGGCCTATGGGTGTTAAAGATATCAATACTTCCAAATACCATTGGCTTTCAAAAGTTGTCAATCTTCTAAGACTTGCATTGAAAAATAATTTTAGAGTAATAGGTGTTTGCTTAGGAGCACAACTTCTAGCATATGCCGGCGGTGGAGATATTGAAGCTATACGAAGAGGTCCGATTAATAACAAAAAACCAGAAGTTGGTTGGGGATCAATTTACTTTAACAATAAGAATCACCCATTAAATATATTTTCAAACAACAGCTTGGATGTACTTCATTGGCATGGTGACAGGATATTATTACCCCCTAGAGCTGAATTGATTGCAAGTAGCTTAGCTTGCAAAGAGCAATTGTTTAGCATCAATGACTTTGCATACGGTATTCAATTTCATGTTGAAGTTACAGAAGTAATGTTTGCCAAATGGGTTTCAAAGGATGAAACATTTGTCAAGTCTGCATTAGGAGAAAATGCTATCAAGATCTTAAAAACTCAGCAAGAATTATTTTACGAGAAAACTTTAAATAGCCGTATAAAGTTTATTAATAAATTATATAATTTATTAATATAA
- a CDS encoding chlorophyll a/b binding light-harvesting protein, which yields MQTYGNPDPTYGWWVGNSVVTNKSSRFIGSHVAHTGLIAFTAGANTLWELARYNPEIPMGHQGMVSIPHLASIGIGFDQAGVWTGQDVAFIGIFHLICSFVYALAGLLHSRVFSPDTQNSSGLFADDRPEHRQAARYKLEWDNPDNQTFILGHHLIFFGVACIWFVEWAKWHGIYDPAIGAVRQVEYNLNLNAIWNHQFDFLTIDSLEDVMGGHAFLAFAEILGGAHHIATKMGSGLLGEYTEFKGKNVLSAEAVLSWSLAGIGWMAIIAAFWCATNTTVYPEAWYGEPLALKFGISPYWIDTGNMDGVVTGHTSRAWLTNVHYYLGFFFIQGHLWHAIRALGFDFKRVTNAVANLDSQKITLAD from the coding sequence ATGCAAACCTATGGAAATCCAGACCCCACCTATGGGTGGTGGGTTGGTAACTCTGTAGTAACCAACAAGTCAAGTCGATTTATAGGCTCGCATGTTGCGCATACAGGATTAATTGCATTTACAGCAGGAGCAAACACCCTATGGGAGCTTGCTCGCTACAACCCAGAAATCCCAATGGGTCATCAAGGGATGGTAAGCATTCCTCATTTGGCTTCTATAGGTATTGGTTTTGACCAAGCAGGAGTTTGGACAGGTCAAGATGTTGCCTTTATTGGTATTTTCCATCTTATCTGCTCATTTGTTTACGCACTTGCAGGACTCTTACATTCAAGAGTCTTTAGTCCAGATACTCAGAACTCCTCTGGTTTATTTGCTGATGATCGTCCAGAGCATCGCCAAGCTGCGAGGTACAAGCTTGAATGGGACAATCCCGACAATCAGACATTTATCTTAGGCCACCATTTAATTTTCTTTGGTGTGGCTTGCATATGGTTTGTTGAATGGGCTAAATGGCATGGTATTTATGATCCTGCAATAGGTGCTGTTCGCCAGGTTGAATACAACCTAAACTTGAACGCTATATGGAACCATCAATTTGACTTCCTAACTATTGATAGTCTTGAAGATGTAATGGGTGGCCATGCTTTCTTAGCTTTTGCTGAGATTCTTGGAGGAGCTCATCACATAGCCACAAAAATGGGTTCTGGACTTCTTGGTGAATACACAGAGTTCAAAGGGAAGAATGTTCTTTCTGCTGAAGCAGTTCTTTCTTGGTCATTAGCTGGTATTGGCTGGATGGCCATTATTGCTGCATTTTGGTGTGCTACCAATACAACTGTCTATCCAGAAGCTTGGTATGGTGAGCCTCTAGCACTTAAGTTTGGCATCTCTCCTTACTGGATAGATACAGGCAATATGGATGGAGTTGTAACTGGCCATACTTCACGTGCTTGGCTAACTAATGTTCATTACTACTTAGGATTCTTCTTTATTCAAGGTCACTTATGGCACGCAATTCGTGCACTTGGCTTTGACTTTAAAAGAGTTACAAATGCAGTGGCAAACTTAGATAGCCAGAAGATCACTTTGGCTGATTAA
- a CDS encoding class I SAM-dependent methyltransferase → MSVQLLSDYQRSKDDNTDDSIFYSQPRFVHHLDEAFRQRLTALYREKIKSSCIILDLMSSWVSHLPKEIKYKKVIGHGLNLIELEKNKRLDSHWVQDLNSNQNLPLDDDSIDVCLMVAAWQYLQYPENLALELRRVIRDQGQLIISFSNRAFWSKAPKVWTEGSDFDHINYIKNVLSAQGWPEPEYIYESTKREGALSFLMGHGDPFFSVLASNI, encoded by the coding sequence ATGAGTGTTCAATTATTGAGTGATTATCAAAGGAGTAAAGATGACAATACAGATGATTCGATATTTTATTCTCAACCAAGATTTGTTCATCACTTAGATGAGGCATTTCGGCAAAGACTTACTGCTTTGTATAGAGAAAAGATCAAATCATCATGCATAATTTTAGATCTAATGTCTAGTTGGGTAAGCCATCTCCCAAAAGAAATTAAATACAAAAAAGTCATTGGTCATGGCCTTAACTTAATTGAACTGGAAAAAAATAAGCGCTTAGATTCCCATTGGGTTCAGGATTTAAATAGCAATCAGAATTTACCGTTAGATGATGACTCAATTGATGTTTGTTTAATGGTTGCCGCATGGCAGTATTTACAGTATCCCGAAAACTTAGCGCTAGAGCTAAGGCGCGTAATAAGAGATCAAGGGCAATTGATAATTTCTTTTTCTAATAGAGCTTTTTGGAGCAAAGCTCCAAAAGTATGGACCGAAGGCTCAGATTTTGATCATATTAATTATATTAAAAATGTCTTATCTGCTCAGGGTTGGCCTGAGCCAGAGTACATTTACGAGTCAACAAAAAGAGAAGGCGCATTGTCTTTTTTAATGGGACATGGGGATCCTTTCTTCTCAGTCTTAGCATCAAATATCTAA
- a CDS encoding SemiSWEET transporter produces the protein MNIDSIDLLGLVAGTLTTVAFVPQLLKVWNSKSAKDISYVMFIMFIFGIVLWEVYGWEIHSFPVILFNVITFVLGLAILVLKFIFDKNETPEKSNL, from the coding sequence ATGAACATTGACTCTATAGATTTACTTGGTTTAGTTGCGGGAACACTTACAACAGTTGCATTCGTCCCTCAACTACTAAAAGTATGGAATTCAAAGTCAGCTAAGGATATCTCATATGTTATGTTTATTATGTTTATATTCGGAATAGTGCTTTGGGAGGTTTATGGATGGGAGATACATTCTTTTCCTGTTATTTTATTTAATGTTATAACATTCGTATTAGGATTAGCGATATTGGTCCTTAAATTTATTTTTGATAAAAATGAAACACCTGAAAAAAGTAATCTATAA
- a CDS encoding DUF1499 domain-containing protein → MNIKGSRLLVLLQIIIILLIGSNSAMALDSSGNLSDCLIKTNCIRVEWSFSNLNESFDALVNIASSLPRVTKIESNQNYWHGVVRSFVFRFPDDLEILKIPSKKIIQVKSASRIGVGDLGVNQKRIKDLYSELQKSI, encoded by the coding sequence ATGAACATTAAAGGGAGTCGATTACTTGTTCTCCTACAAATAATTATAATACTATTAATAGGATCAAACTCAGCAATGGCTTTAGACAGCTCAGGTAATTTATCAGATTGCCTTATCAAAACTAATTGTATACGTGTTGAGTGGTCTTTCTCTAATTTAAATGAATCTTTTGATGCCCTAGTAAATATTGCCTCTTCATTACCTAGAGTCACTAAAATAGAAAGTAATCAGAACTATTGGCATGGCGTGGTAAGAAGCTTTGTATTTAGATTCCCAGATGATTTAGAGATTCTAAAAATCCCTTCTAAAAAGATAATTCAGGTGAAATCAGCCTCCAGGATAGGCGTAGGAGATCTTGGTGTAAATCAAAAGAGAATTAAAGACTTATATTCAGAACTACAAAAATCTATCTAG
- the murD gene encoding UDP-N-acetylmuramoyl-L-alanine--D-glutamate ligase: MNRFDHPNKATLIIGLGSSGMAVAKLLNNKGQKVIVLEKSQQKTLIKLAKDLEDKGIRVELGKPLAISSFKPWLPYIDLVITSPGIPWDNPTLNFLREKGIRVKSEISIAWQYLKNIPWVGITGTNGKTTVTHLLNHVLNQSFINSRLGGNVGKAACELAIELDKSPEQKTKWLIMELSSYQIETAPEISPQIGIWTTLTPDHLERHGSIENYIRIKRQLIENSSVRIYNADDEYLRNNKSTLPDGIWVSTSNPSLNKDINPIDFWIDSDGKVSERGQPLFDSSVLNICGEHNLQNLLLVTAAAREIGVSSKQIEKAISSFQGIEHRFQKVYSSKNLDIFNDSKATNFDSSSIALKSVIGPAILIAGGQLKKGDPTQWIKNIQQKVSTVILFGESKEKLRKLLISNGFIGKVYSVKTLNEAVEISSEIYLKRAIKTILLSPACASFDLYNNFEERGNHFQELIKKHF, encoded by the coding sequence GTGAACAGATTTGATCATCCCAATAAAGCAACACTCATAATAGGCTTGGGAAGCTCTGGGATGGCAGTTGCAAAACTGCTAAATAATAAAGGTCAAAAAGTTATTGTTTTGGAAAAGTCTCAGCAAAAAACTTTAATTAAATTAGCTAAGGATTTAGAAGATAAGGGAATCAGAGTAGAACTTGGGAAACCTCTTGCAATAAGCAGCTTTAAACCATGGTTGCCTTATATTGATTTGGTAATAACTAGTCCTGGGATTCCTTGGGATAACCCTACGCTTAATTTTCTAAGAGAAAAAGGAATAAGGGTTAAATCAGAAATTTCAATAGCTTGGCAATACCTTAAAAATATTCCTTGGGTTGGGATAACAGGTACTAATGGCAAAACAACAGTTACCCATTTGCTTAATCATGTTTTAAACCAGAGCTTTATAAACTCTCGCCTGGGAGGGAATGTTGGGAAGGCCGCATGTGAACTTGCAATAGAATTAGACAAATCACCTGAACAAAAAACAAAATGGTTGATAATGGAGTTAAGCAGTTATCAAATAGAGACTGCTCCTGAAATTTCACCTCAAATAGGAATATGGACAACTTTGACTCCAGATCATCTTGAAAGGCACGGATCAATCGAAAATTACATCAGGATCAAACGTCAATTAATAGAAAATTCTTCGGTACGAATTTATAATGCTGATGATGAATACTTAAGGAATAATAAGTCAACATTGCCAGATGGAATATGGGTTAGTACTAGTAATCCAAGCTTAAACAAAGATATCAATCCCATAGATTTTTGGATAGACTCAGACGGTAAAGTCTCAGAAAGAGGACAACCTTTATTTGACTCATCTGTTCTAAATATCTGTGGAGAACATAATCTGCAAAACTTATTATTAGTTACAGCTGCAGCACGAGAAATAGGTGTTTCGTCAAAACAAATTGAGAAAGCTATAAGTAGTTTCCAAGGTATAGAACACAGGTTTCAAAAGGTATATTCAAGTAAGAACTTAGATATTTTTAATGATAGTAAAGCTACAAATTTTGATTCATCATCAATTGCTCTAAAATCAGTTATAGGACCAGCTATACTTATTGCAGGCGGTCAATTAAAAAAAGGTGACCCCACTCAATGGATAAAAAATATTCAGCAGAAAGTCTCCACAGTTATTCTTTTTGGAGAAAGTAAAGAAAAATTAAGAAAATTATTAATAAGCAATGGTTTTATAGGTAAAGTTTATAGCGTAAAAACGCTAAATGAAGCAGTTGAAATATCATCTGAAATCTATTTAAAGAGAGCAATTAAAACCATTTTACTCTCACCTGCTTGTGCTAGCTTCGACTTATACAATAACTTTGAGGAGCGGGGAAATCACTTTCAAGAATTAATAAAGAAGCATTTCTAA
- a CDS encoding photosystem II S4 domain protein, with the protein MKLSRKKLLKGCIYKKEIDQLLTIVERVFITWESFWTPFIPAPVRDEAIKIFEGIADINFYSNGGYPNAERQRILIKRDSIEDILDLKQLPIGAIKIEGNFLFDKTSPEDFQNALLKVLGIEYGSIGDIWITGDRGAQAICTSEALQSLYNCKGFIRDVEVTFKALDLSELRLPSYSNTRKIISVEASKRLDAIASAGFGFSRARIVKQIKEGKIRLNWQPINSVSRPISIGDRIQMEGRGSIEILDLNLTKKERWRVELIKK; encoded by the coding sequence TTAAAGGCTGTATCTATAAAAAAGAGATAGACCAACTTTTGACTATTGTAGAAAGAGTTTTCATTACATGGGAATCATTTTGGACACCTTTTATCCCAGCTCCAGTAAGGGATGAAGCAATCAAAATATTTGAAGGAATTGCTGATATAAATTTTTATAGTAATGGTGGTTATCCAAATGCTGAACGCCAAAGAATTTTAATTAAGAGAGATAGTATTGAAGATATTTTAGATCTAAAGCAATTACCTATAGGTGCAATCAAAATAGAAGGTAATTTTTTATTTGATAAAACTAGTCCTGAAGATTTTCAAAATGCATTGCTTAAAGTGTTAGGAATTGAATACGGCTCAATCGGAGATATATGGATAACTGGGGATAGAGGTGCTCAAGCAATCTGTACATCAGAGGCCTTGCAATCTCTTTATAATTGTAAAGGTTTCATAAGAGATGTAGAAGTTACATTTAAAGCTTTAGATCTTTCAGAATTGAGATTGCCTTCATATAGCAATACCAGAAAGATCATCTCTGTAGAGGCTTCTAAAAGATTAGATGCTATTGCCTCGGCAGGTTTTGGTTTCTCAAGAGCTAGGATTGTAAAGCAAATAAAAGAAGGGAAAATAAGACTTAATTGGCAACCTATAAATAGCGTTAGCAGACCAATCTCTATAGGTGACAGAATTCAAATGGAAGGGAGGGGGAGTATAGAAATACTCGACCTTAATCTGACTAAGAAAGAACGTTGGAGAGTGGAGTTAATAAAAAAATAA